Proteins from a single region of Haloplanus sp. GDY1:
- a CDS encoding 60S ribosomal export protein NMD3, translated as MSRRLTATSDYEASMTDAESREFCPRCGDPVPTRAEPLPGEPRDRDRRLCDACYFEDFALVDAPDRIEVLVCSGCGAVHRGNRWTDVDARDYTDVAVDEVREALGVHVDARNVTWAVDPEQVDENTIRMHCQFTGIVRETPLEEAVVVPVKISRGTCDRCGRIAGGYYASTVQVRATDRTPTPEERSRAVEIAESHVADKEGDGDREAFVTEVKETDDGPDVKLSTTGLGEEVSRRIVRELGGSVESYPTLVTEDGDGNEVYRVTYAVRLPKFTPGDVIDPDDGEGPVLVRSVSGNLKGIRLASGDAYEEPFDDEDRDARRLATRDDAVETTVVTVEDDHAVQVLDPETYEAKTVPRPDFFDADAETTTVVKTRAGLHVLPD; from the coding sequence ATGTCGCGGCGCTTAACCGCCACGAGCGACTACGAGGCGTCGATGACCGACGCCGAGTCCCGGGAGTTCTGTCCGCGTTGTGGCGATCCGGTGCCGACGCGAGCGGAGCCGCTGCCCGGCGAACCGCGGGACCGGGACCGCCGGCTCTGTGACGCCTGTTACTTCGAGGACTTCGCGCTCGTGGACGCCCCCGACCGGATCGAGGTGCTGGTGTGTTCGGGGTGTGGCGCCGTCCACCGGGGGAACCGCTGGACGGACGTCGACGCCCGCGACTACACCGACGTCGCCGTCGACGAGGTGCGGGAGGCGCTCGGCGTCCACGTCGACGCCCGGAACGTCACCTGGGCGGTCGACCCCGAACAGGTCGACGAGAACACCATCCGGATGCACTGCCAGTTCACGGGAATCGTCCGCGAGACGCCGCTGGAGGAGGCGGTCGTCGTGCCCGTCAAGATCTCGCGGGGGACCTGCGACCGGTGTGGGCGCATCGCCGGCGGCTACTACGCCAGCACCGTCCAGGTGCGGGCGACCGACCGGACGCCCACCCCCGAGGAGCGATCCCGCGCGGTCGAAATCGCCGAATCGCACGTCGCCGACAAGGAGGGCGACGGCGACCGGGAGGCCTTCGTCACCGAGGTGAAGGAGACCGACGACGGGCCGGACGTGAAACTCTCGACCACCGGGCTGGGGGAGGAGGTGTCGCGGCGCATCGTCCGCGAACTCGGCGGGAGCGTCGAGAGCTACCCCACCCTCGTCACCGAGGACGGCGACGGCAACGAGGTGTACCGCGTCACCTACGCGGTGCGACTGCCGAAGTTCACCCCGGGGGACGTGATCGACCCCGACGACGGCGAGGGGCCGGTCCTCGTCCGGAGCGTGAGCGGGAACCTGAAGGGGATCCGCCTCGCCTCCGGCGACGCCTACGAGGAGCCGTTCGACGACGAGGACCGCGACGCCCGACGGCTGGCCACCCGCGACGACGCCGTCGAGACGACGGTGGTGACCGTCGAGGACGACCACGCGGTGCAGGTGCTCGATCCGGAGACCTACGAGGCGAAGACGGTGCCGCGACCGGACTTCTTCGACGCGGACGCCGAGACGACGACCGTCGTCAAGACGCGGGCCGGCCTCCACGTCCTGCCCGACTAG
- a CDS encoding DUF6757 family protein → MNCHYCDREAAYAAEKEGIRVGLCEDHFRERLEELAESDDLAALREKIDIDRTE, encoded by the coding sequence ATGAACTGCCACTACTGTGATCGCGAGGCCGCCTACGCGGCGGAGAAGGAGGGGATCCGCGTCGGCCTCTGCGAAGATCACTTCCGCGAGCGGCTGGAGGAACTCGCGGAGTCCGACGACCTCGCCGCCCTGCGCGAGAAGATCGACATCGACCGCACCGAGTAG
- a CDS encoding DUF7530 family protein, translated as MTGGDDGGGRPPDDRPPAVDGDPTFGDTWVYEGLVGGIPGLGLTARGAVAVQVAVFEALVLGVGVGYGLSGRALAAGTVAVAVAAAGSVAMLRIGAAARGVDLPSAHSRLLFGSSVEVLFGVLSFAALTTYLLAGGRPTPLAALIGAGGDPPAPVVFVALLLLWDVCYRSGTAWWTALVSLWRSLRYRVDGETARRCRRIDAATAGFALLELALVPVVWGDPLLVGAVVGHVVAVAAVSTAATVLLGRNE; from the coding sequence GTGACGGGGGGCGACGACGGCGGGGGACGGCCACCGGACGACCGCCCCCCGGCCGTCGACGGCGACCCGACCTTCGGGGACACGTGGGTGTACGAGGGGCTCGTCGGCGGGATTCCGGGGCTGGGACTCACCGCACGGGGAGCCGTGGCCGTCCAGGTCGCCGTCTTCGAGGCGCTCGTCCTCGGGGTCGGCGTCGGCTACGGCCTGTCGGGACGGGCCCTCGCGGCGGGAACCGTCGCCGTCGCCGTCGCGGCGGCGGGGAGCGTCGCCATGCTTCGGATCGGCGCGGCGGCACGCGGGGTCGACCTGCCGTCGGCCCACAGCCGCCTCCTGTTCGGGTCGAGCGTCGAGGTGCTGTTCGGGGTGCTCTCCTTCGCCGCGCTGACGACCTACCTGCTCGCCGGCGGGCGGCCGACGCCGCTGGCCGCGCTGATCGGCGCCGGGGGCGATCCGCCCGCGCCCGTGGTGTTCGTGGCGCTGTTGTTGCTCTGGGACGTCTGTTATCGCTCGGGGACGGCGTGGTGGACGGCGCTGGTGTCGCTGTGGCGGTCGCTGCGCTATCGGGTCGACGGCGAGACGGCACGGCGGTGTCGCCGGATCGACGCTGCGACCGCGGGGTTCGCACTGCTGGAACTGGCGCTCGTGCCGGTGGTGTGGGGGGACCCGCTGCTGGTCGGTGCGGTGGTCGGTCACGTCGTCGCCGTGGCGGCGGTGTCGACGGCGGCTACGGTCCTGCTCGGACGGAACGAATAG
- a CDS encoding DUF5784 family protein yields MARPLRFRHAPGRWTDGRVRAEVFEPLDDNLGATSRRPWFKPPDGYAARRFDVDNGDTALFCWNDDGGYWLGNTETPSSLWRTEKYGFTEVPGPVADWAERELLAELHEQSPWLEPYPHLSWFFLPVFLSKDGRWTTREFFDDHAAGFPDADRDDALAFYEEFLSTGVLDDDRETMAGKLGTSERLDLTRMAATMGEFHAAKLLVDAGYDPRPEIEVTTGHSIDFQARTDGGEQPLVEVTRPLPPNRRSAGTPAAAVRDTAKTKTDGQLSAHAGGVVLFVDCSSFPDDDWLAIDGERPDVGHRPAVVYRLRPDGRTMGYTKGAVPLELNL; encoded by the coding sequence GTGGCACGACCCCTTCGGTTTCGACACGCCCCCGGTCGCTGGACGGACGGCCGCGTCCGCGCCGAGGTGTTCGAGCCCCTGGACGACAATCTGGGCGCGACCAGCCGTCGCCCGTGGTTCAAGCCCCCGGACGGCTACGCGGCCCGCCGGTTCGACGTCGACAACGGCGACACCGCGCTCTTCTGCTGGAACGACGACGGCGGCTACTGGCTCGGCAACACGGAGACGCCGTCGAGCCTCTGGCGAACCGAGAAGTACGGCTTCACCGAGGTGCCCGGGCCGGTCGCCGACTGGGCCGAGCGGGAACTCCTCGCGGAACTGCACGAACAGTCCCCCTGGCTCGAACCGTACCCGCACCTCTCGTGGTTCTTCCTGCCCGTCTTCCTCTCGAAGGACGGCCGGTGGACGACACGCGAGTTCTTCGACGACCACGCCGCGGGGTTCCCGGACGCCGACCGGGACGACGCGCTGGCGTTCTACGAGGAGTTCCTGTCGACGGGCGTCCTCGACGACGACCGCGAGACGATGGCGGGCAAACTCGGCACCTCGGAACGACTGGATCTGACGCGCATGGCGGCGACGATGGGCGAGTTCCACGCCGCGAAACTCCTCGTGGACGCGGGCTACGATCCCCGGCCCGAGATCGAGGTGACGACGGGACACTCCATCGACTTCCAGGCGCGCACCGACGGCGGCGAACAGCCGCTCGTCGAGGTGACGCGACCGCTCCCGCCGAACCGGCGCTCGGCGGGGACGCCGGCGGCAGCGGTGCGCGACACGGCGAAGACGAAGACGGACGGCCAGCTATCGGCACACGCGGGCGGCGTGGTGCTGTTCGTGGACTGCTCGTCGTTCCCCGACGACGACTGGCTGGCTATCGACGGGGAGCGGCCGGACGTCGGCCACCGACCGGCGGTGGTCTATCGGCTCCGGCCTGACGGGAGAACGATGGGGTACACGAAGGGAGCGGTTCCGCTCGAACTGAACCTATAG
- a CDS encoding ammonium transporter — protein sequence MLTPLQIDPSAITAGVNNAWILTVSFLIFFMHAGFAMLEAGQVRSKNVANQLTKNMLTWSVGVIVYFLIGAGVSTIVGGGSNPFGYITGSSAGWVGWLYGAVFAMTAATIVSGAVAGRAKLRAYVAYTVLLSAVIYPVVTGLTWAGGFLTTIGPGFQDFAGGMIVHGMGGIAGLTAAWVLGPRMDRYNEDGSVNIIPGHSLTFAVLGTLILCFGWYGFNVGTSAIFSDGGLLGDQLGRVALTTTMGMAAGAIGAGAASLGKTGKVDTLYVANGMLAGLVGITSNTNAITWIGALVIGGLAGAQLPVVFEFVEKRLKIDDVCAVFPVHGSAGVLGAVLFPLFAVPGYSVSFVGQLAGVVVIGAWTIAATALVFGVIKAMGQARVSPEHEREGLDVAEHGVNTYPEFGEPDVVPDGGQSQEIRTDGGQSQEIRTDGGEPVRTDGGSGIKMVVAMLRPEKLGDVKQAIAEVGAPSITVTNVSGRGSQPAKKGQWRGEEYTVDLHQKVKIECVVADVPAQDVADAIRESANTGEPGDGKIFILPVENAIQVRTGKEGPDAV from the coding sequence ATGCTGACGCCGCTCCAGATCGACCCGTCGGCGATCACGGCCGGCGTCAACAACGCCTGGATCCTCACCGTCAGCTTCCTCATCTTCTTCATGCACGCTGGCTTCGCCATGCTGGAGGCGGGGCAGGTGCGCTCGAAGAACGTCGCCAACCAGCTGACGAAGAACATGCTGACCTGGAGCGTGGGCGTCATCGTCTACTTCCTGATCGGCGCCGGCGTCTCGACCATCGTCGGCGGCGGCTCGAACCCGTTCGGTTACATCACCGGGAGTTCGGCGGGCTGGGTCGGCTGGCTGTACGGCGCGGTGTTCGCCATGACGGCGGCGACCATCGTCAGCGGCGCGGTGGCGGGTCGCGCGAAGCTCCGCGCGTACGTCGCCTACACCGTCCTGCTCTCGGCGGTCATCTACCCGGTCGTCACCGGTCTCACCTGGGCCGGCGGCTTCCTGACGACGATCGGTCCGGGCTTCCAAGACTTCGCGGGCGGCATGATCGTCCACGGCATGGGCGGCATCGCCGGCCTCACGGCCGCGTGGGTCCTCGGCCCCCGGATGGACCGCTACAACGAGGACGGCTCGGTGAACATCATCCCCGGCCACTCGCTCACCTTCGCGGTGCTGGGGACGCTCATCCTCTGTTTCGGCTGGTACGGCTTCAACGTGGGCACGTCAGCCATCTTCAGCGACGGCGGCCTGCTCGGTGACCAGCTCGGTCGCGTCGCCCTCACGACCACGATGGGCATGGCCGCGGGCGCCATCGGCGCCGGCGCGGCCTCGCTCGGCAAGACCGGCAAGGTCGACACCCTCTACGTCGCCAACGGCATGCTCGCCGGGCTGGTCGGCATCACCAGCAACACCAACGCGATCACCTGGATCGGCGCCCTCGTGATCGGCGGGCTCGCCGGCGCGCAGCTCCCCGTCGTCTTCGAGTTCGTCGAGAAGCGCCTCAAGATCGACGACGTGTGTGCGGTCTTCCCCGTCCACGGCAGCGCGGGGGTCCTCGGCGCGGTCCTCTTCCCGCTCTTTGCCGTCCCCGGCTACTCCGTGAGCTTCGTCGGCCAGCTCGCCGGCGTCGTCGTCATCGGCGCCTGGACGATAGCCGCGACGGCGCTGGTGTTCGGCGTCATCAAGGCGATGGGCCAGGCCCGCGTCTCGCCCGAACACGAGCGTGAGGGCCTCGACGTGGCCGAACACGGAGTCAACACCTACCCCGAGTTCGGCGAACCCGACGTGGTTCCCGACGGCGGCCAGAGCCAAGAGATCCGCACCGACGGCGGCCAGAGCCAGGAGATCCGCACCGACGGCGGCGAACCCGTCCGCACCGACGGCGGCAGCGGGATCAAGATGGTCGTCGCGATGCTCCGCCCGGAGAAGCTGGGCGACGTGAAACAGGCCATCGCCGAGGTGGGCGCGCCCTCGATCACCGTGACGAACGTCTCCGGCCGCGGGTCCCAGCCCGCGAAGAAGGGCCAGTGGCGCGGCGAGGAGTACACGGTCGACCTCCACCAGAAGGTCAAAATCGAGTGCGTGGTCGCGGACGTGCCCGCCCAAGACGTCGCCGACGCCATCCGCGAGAGCGCGAACACGGGCGAACCCGGCGACGGCAAGATCTTCATCCTGCCC
- a CDS encoding NAD(P)H-binding protein → MRVLVTGATGFVGRRLVPALVDADHEVTVLVRDAGRYDPPPGVRVVEGDLLDPPSYAAALDVDAAYYLVHSMTARDDFAARDRQAASGFARAASDAGVERVVYLGGLGEDRDHLSTHLRSRREVERVLATGTYALTTLRAAIVVGAGSAGFETIRQLATRLPVMVTPRWVRTPCQPVAIDDAIAYLVGVLDVPETAGETYEIGGPEVLTYAEMLRRTGRQLGREPIVLPVPVLTPRLSAYWVGLMTDVSPRVARALIAGLKNPVVVRDDRLRDLVPVEPTPFDEAVRRALSREGPRADAAPA, encoded by the coding sequence ATGCGCGTACTCGTGACCGGAGCCACCGGGTTCGTCGGCCGCCGTCTCGTGCCCGCCCTCGTCGACGCGGACCACGAGGTGACCGTCCTCGTCCGCGACGCCGGGCGCTACGACCCGCCGCCGGGCGTCCGGGTGGTCGAGGGTGACCTGCTCGACCCGCCGTCGTACGCGGCCGCTCTCGACGTGGACGCGGCGTACTACCTCGTCCACTCGATGACGGCTCGCGACGACTTCGCGGCGCGGGACCGGCAGGCTGCGTCGGGGTTCGCGCGGGCCGCGAGCGACGCGGGCGTCGAGCGGGTGGTCTACCTCGGCGGCCTGGGCGAGGACCGCGACCACCTCTCGACGCACCTCCGGTCGCGCCGCGAGGTCGAGCGGGTGCTGGCGACCGGGACGTACGCGCTCACGACGCTGCGGGCGGCCATCGTCGTCGGCGCCGGGAGCGCCGGCTTCGAGACCATCCGCCAACTCGCCACGCGACTGCCGGTGATGGTGACGCCGCGGTGGGTGCGGACGCCGTGTCAGCCGGTCGCCATCGACGACGCCATCGCGTACCTGGTCGGCGTCCTCGACGTCCCCGAGACGGCCGGGGAGACCTACGAAATCGGCGGACCGGAGGTGTTGACCTACGCGGAGATGCTGCGCCGGACGGGTCGACAGCTGGGCCGCGAACCGATCGTCCTCCCGGTTCCGGTGTTGACGCCGCGGCTGTCGGCGTACTGGGTGGGACTGATGACCGACGTCTCCCCGCGGGTCGCCCGGGCGCTGATCGCGGGGCTGAAGAACCCGGTCGTGGTCCGCGACGACCGGCTCCGCGACCTGGTGCCGGTCGAGCCGACGCCGTTCGACGAGGCCGTTCGGCGGGCGCTCTCACGGGAGGGACCGCGCGCCGACGCGGCGCCGGCGTGA
- a CDS encoding DedA family protein: MVPRGAEGDVSVPLQVAQLPASLRELLAADYGLLVLFGVFVLEGAMLLYVVPSELVVPGALALLGGTVTNAVVVVAVAVAGATVGQFALFTVAKRAGRERLLASRWFRVSDDALDRFEGWFDRWGPVVVPVSNTLLFTRGMVTVPAGLAGMDDRRFVALSALGTLSFESILAGLYLWFGTVL, from the coding sequence ATGGTCCCCCGCGGTGCAGAGGGTGACGTGTCCGTCCCGCTCCAGGTCGCGCAGTTGCCCGCCTCCCTCCGCGAACTCCTGGCCGCCGACTACGGCCTGCTGGTCCTCTTCGGCGTCTTCGTCCTCGAAGGGGCGATGTTGCTGTACGTCGTGCCGAGCGAACTCGTCGTCCCGGGGGCGCTCGCCCTCCTCGGGGGGACGGTGACGAACGCGGTGGTCGTCGTCGCCGTCGCCGTCGCGGGCGCGACGGTCGGCCAGTTCGCCCTGTTCACCGTCGCCAAGCGCGCCGGCCGGGAGCGCCTGCTGGCGTCGCGCTGGTTCCGCGTCAGCGACGACGCCCTCGACCGCTTCGAGGGCTGGTTCGACCGCTGGGGACCGGTGGTCGTCCCCGTCAGCAACACGCTCCTGTTCACGCGGGGGATGGTGACGGTTCCCGCCGGCCTCGCCGGGATGGACGACCGCCGGTTCGTGGCCCTGTCGGCGCTCGGAACCCTCTCCTTCGAGTCGATCCTGGCCGGACTGTACCTCTGGTTCGGGACGGTGCTGTGA
- a CDS encoding UPF0175 family protein → MSTHSFRTALTLYRSGTLSLAQAARQAGCSETAMASALGARTRSRRARIDDADASDRRLLVDV, encoded by the coding sequence ATGAGCACCCACTCGTTTCGAACGGCGTTGACCCTGTACCGTAGCGGAACCCTCTCCCTCGCGCAGGCGGCGCGACAGGCGGGCTGTTCGGAGACGGCGATGGCGTCGGCGCTCGGGGCGCGGACGCGCTCCCGCCGTGCGCGGATCGACGACGCCGACGCGTCCGACCGTCGCCTCCTCGTCGACGTCTAG
- a CDS encoding helicase C-terminal domain-containing protein — MDPERILPSFPAPSFRGNQREALADIRDAFAAGNDAVLVRAPTGSGKSLLARAVAGAARTPEEADPAQATGAYYTTPQVSQLDDVAADELLDDLNVIRGKSNYTCILPDETTTPVDRAPCARESGYDCSIQHRCPYYADRAVASNRAVAAMTLAYFMQTAGSEVFGKRDVVVIDEAHGLAEWAEMYATVDLRPSTVPVWDDVGVPDLASADDPLDRTARFAETLADVCERAASDLTASAELTPAEAARRDRLQDLRSDLAWFVSDYRDPTSATTWVVDQPDGAGTPITIKPLDPGRYLQHTVWDRGDTFALLSATILDKAAFCRGVGLDPANVALVDVPHTFPLDNRPLYDVTQGKMTYERRDETLPDVARLLVRLMARHPAEKGLVHCHSYAIQERVADRLADFGVDARVRSHDRENRDRALEAWTASDDPDVFLSVKMEEALDLRGDLARWQVLCKAPYLNTGDSRVARRLDDGQWAWYYRVALRTVIQAAGRVVRAPDDHGATYLADSSLLDLFDRARSDMPDWFADAVDRMDRPDLPDFDPAAALAGVDGSPNASRGSAGRSASRGASGGRRASGGAGGTPRGGADGSGTPDPAGDDDADDHPLSDVWGE; from the coding sequence GTGGACCCCGAGCGAATCCTCCCCTCGTTCCCCGCGCCCTCGTTCCGCGGCAACCAGCGCGAGGCCCTGGCGGACATCCGTGACGCCTTCGCCGCGGGCAACGACGCCGTGCTGGTTCGCGCCCCGACCGGGAGCGGGAAATCCCTGCTCGCGCGCGCCGTCGCCGGTGCGGCCCGGACGCCCGAGGAGGCCGATCCGGCCCAGGCGACCGGCGCCTACTACACCACGCCGCAGGTGTCGCAACTCGACGACGTGGCCGCGGACGAACTCCTCGACGACCTCAACGTGATCCGGGGCAAGTCGAACTACACCTGCATCCTCCCCGACGAGACGACGACGCCCGTGGACCGGGCGCCCTGCGCCCGCGAGTCGGGCTACGACTGCTCGATCCAGCACCGGTGTCCGTACTACGCCGACCGCGCCGTCGCCTCGAACCGCGCCGTCGCGGCGATGACGCTCGCCTACTTCATGCAGACCGCCGGCTCGGAGGTGTTCGGCAAGCGCGACGTCGTGGTGATCGACGAGGCCCACGGCCTCGCGGAGTGGGCGGAGATGTACGCCACCGTCGACCTGCGGCCGTCGACCGTCCCCGTGTGGGACGACGTGGGGGTTCCCGACCTGGCGTCGGCCGACGACCCCCTCGACCGCACGGCACGCTTCGCGGAGACGCTCGCCGACGTCTGCGAGCGCGCGGCGTCGGATCTGACCGCGAGCGCCGAACTGACGCCGGCCGAGGCCGCCCGCCGGGACCGCCTGCAGGACCTCCGCTCCGACCTCGCGTGGTTCGTCTCCGACTACCGCGACCCGACCAGCGCGACCACTTGGGTCGTCGACCAGCCCGACGGCGCGGGGACCCCCATCACCATCAAGCCGCTTGACCCCGGGCGCTACCTCCAGCACACCGTCTGGGACCGGGGGGACACGTTCGCCCTCCTCTCGGCGACCATCCTCGACAAGGCGGCGTTCTGTCGCGGCGTCGGCCTCGACCCCGCGAACGTCGCCCTCGTCGACGTCCCCCACACCTTCCCCCTCGACAACCGGCCGCTCTACGACGTGACCCAGGGGAAGATGACCTACGAGCGCCGGGACGAGACGCTGCCGGACGTGGCGCGCCTGCTCGTTCGCCTCATGGCCCGTCACCCGGCGGAGAAGGGGCTCGTCCACTGTCACTCCTACGCGATCCAGGAGCGCGTCGCCGACCGCCTCGCCGACTTCGGCGTCGACGCCCGCGTCCGGAGCCACGACCGGGAGAATCGGGACCGGGCGCTGGAGGCGTGGACGGCGAGCGACGACCCCGACGTCTTCCTCTCGGTGAAGATGGAGGAGGCGCTGGACCTGCGGGGCGACCTGGCCCGTTGGCAGGTGCTCTGCAAGGCGCCCTACCTCAACACGGGCGACTCGCGGGTCGCCCGCCGCCTCGACGACGGCCAGTGGGCGTGGTACTACCGGGTCGCCCTCCGGACGGTGATCCAGGCCGCCGGCCGCGTCGTCCGCGCGCCGGACGACCACGGCGCCACCTACCTCGCGGATTCGAGCCTGCTGGACCTGTTCGACCGCGCCCGGAGCGACATGCCAGACTGGTTCGCCGACGCCGTCGACCGAATGGACCGCCCGGACCTCCCCGACTTCGACCCCGCGGCGGCGCTCGCCGGCGTCGACGGATCACCGAACGCGAGTCGCGGATCCGCCGGCCGGTCGGCGTCCCGAGGTGCGTCCGGCGGGCGCCGGGCGTCCGGCGGGGCGGGCGGTACCCCCCGCGGCGGCGCCGACGGGTCCGGCACTCCCGACCCCGCTGGCGACGACGACGCGGACGACCACCCCCTCTCCGACGTGTGGGGGGAGTGA
- the hemB gene encoding porphobilinogen synthase — MDQADRPRRLRRDGLRSLVSETELRAADLVAPVFVDATTDERVPIESMPGHERVPVDEAVPRVEEITETGVEAVILFGIPESKDSEGSRAWAADGVVQRATRAVTAETDATVITDVCLCEYTDHGHCGMLEADARDDPTLTVDNDATLDPLARTAVSHAEAGADVVAPSSMTDGMVGAIRTALDDAGFADVAIMSYAAKYESAFYGPFRDAADGAPAFGDRRHYQMDPANGREALREVRLDVQQGADVLMVKPGLPYLDVVSAVRREFDRPVAAYNVSGEYAMLHAAAEKGWLDLEAAARESLLSLKRAGADLIVTYFAEDVAPDCR, encoded by the coding sequence ATGGATCAGGCAGACCGCCCCCGGCGACTGCGCCGGGACGGCCTCCGCTCGCTGGTCAGCGAGACCGAACTCCGCGCGGCCGACCTCGTGGCGCCCGTGTTCGTCGACGCGACGACCGACGAACGGGTGCCCATCGAGTCGATGCCCGGCCACGAACGGGTCCCCGTCGACGAGGCGGTCCCCCGCGTCGAGGAGATCACGGAGACGGGCGTCGAGGCAGTCATCCTGTTCGGGATCCCCGAGTCGAAGGACAGCGAGGGCTCGCGCGCCTGGGCGGCGGACGGCGTCGTCCAGCGGGCGACGCGGGCCGTCACCGCGGAGACGGACGCGACGGTCATCACCGACGTCTGTCTCTGTGAGTACACCGACCACGGCCACTGCGGGATGCTGGAGGCCGACGCCCGGGACGATCCGACCCTGACCGTCGACAACGACGCGACCCTCGATCCCCTCGCGCGGACGGCCGTCTCCCACGCCGAAGCGGGGGCCGACGTGGTCGCCCCCTCCAGCATGACCGACGGGATGGTCGGGGCGATCCGGACGGCCCTCGACGACGCCGGCTTCGCCGACGTGGCGATCATGTCCTACGCCGCGAAGTACGAGAGCGCCTTCTACGGCCCGTTCCGCGACGCCGCCGACGGCGCGCCCGCCTTCGGCGACCGGCGCCACTACCAGATGGACCCCGCGAACGGCCGGGAGGCGCTCCGGGAGGTCCGCCTCGACGTACAGCAGGGCGCCGACGTGTTGATGGTCAAACCCGGCCTCCCCTACCTCGACGTGGTGAGCGCCGTCCGCCGGGAGTTCGACCGGCCCGTCGCCGCCTACAACGTCAGCGGCGAGTACGCGATGCTCCACGCCGCGGCGGAGAAGGGCTGGCTCGACCTGGAGGCCGCGGCCAGGGAGTCCCTGCTCTCGCTCAAGCGCGCCGGCGCCGACCTGATCGTGACGTACTTCGCGGAGGACGTGGCGCCCGACTGCCGGTGA
- a CDS encoding DUF7561 family protein, which produces MSSDPCDGCGTEVPVAGGAGDFWTFDAATTGGVTLELADGTEHFLCFDCIERLPDDREVTAADVAALSE; this is translated from the coding sequence ATGAGCTCCGACCCCTGTGACGGCTGTGGGACGGAGGTTCCCGTCGCGGGCGGCGCCGGGGACTTCTGGACGTTCGACGCGGCGACCACCGGCGGCGTCACGCTCGAACTCGCGGACGGGACCGAACACTTCCTCTGTTTCGACTGCATCGAGCGACTCCCCGACGACCGCGAGGTGACGGCGGCCGACGTGGCGGCGCTGTCGGAGTAG
- a CDS encoding DUF5786 family protein codes for MSMGAYDEDEHERRAQKTGQVDADFDDDRSEFRGTLSYESGDSTEALLDQFKQLQGE; via the coding sequence ATGTCAATGGGTGCCTATGACGAGGACGAACACGAGCGGCGCGCGCAGAAAACCGGGCAGGTCGACGCGGACTTCGACGACGACCGGTCGGAGTTCCGAGGGACCCTCTCGTACGAATCCGGCGACTCCACCGAGGCGCTCCTGGACCAGTTCAAGCAGCTCCAGGGCGAATGA
- a CDS encoding PHP domain-containing protein, which translates to MDVVADLHVHTPVSDGRLPLSALPAAARRAGVEAVAVTDHDRLHPDLGAPVTVREGVTVIRGIELQVETGWGRIDLLGYGVAETAALRAELDRLQADRIDRARRMTERIEDRLGVDLNVALEPGVGRPHVARAVEESDADCDYAGAFERFIGDDGPCYVPREVPSVDRGLELLGEACPVVSLAHPFRYADPDAALELAPRLDGIERYYPYEGPVDEARLDEVIEAGDLLATGGSDAHDRRLGIAGLDAAGYERVASRLPDAQG; encoded by the coding sequence ATGGACGTGGTCGCGGATCTGCACGTACACACACCCGTCTCCGACGGGCGACTACCCCTCTCGGCGCTCCCGGCGGCCGCGCGGCGGGCGGGCGTCGAGGCCGTCGCCGTCACCGACCACGACCGCCTCCACCCGGACCTTGGGGCGCCGGTGACCGTCCGCGAGGGCGTGACGGTGATCCGGGGGATCGAACTCCAGGTCGAGACGGGATGGGGACGGATCGACCTGCTCGGCTACGGCGTCGCGGAGACGGCGGCGCTCCGGGCGGAACTCGACCGCCTGCAGGCCGATCGGATCGACCGGGCGCGGCGGATGACCGAACGGATCGAGGACCGCCTCGGCGTCGATCTGAACGTCGCCCTCGAACCCGGCGTGGGGCGCCCGCACGTCGCACGGGCGGTCGAGGAGAGCGACGCCGACTGCGACTACGCGGGCGCGTTCGAGCGGTTCATCGGCGACGACGGGCCGTGTTACGTCCCCCGCGAGGTGCCGTCGGTGGACCGCGGCCTCGAACTGCTGGGCGAGGCCTGTCCGGTCGTCTCGCTGGCCCACCCGTTCCGGTACGCCGACCCCGACGCCGCGCTCGAACTCGCGCCGCGGCTGGACGGGATCGAGCGGTACTACCCGTACGAGGGGCCGGTCGACGAGGCGCGTCTCGACGAGGTGATCGAGGCGGGCGACCTCCTGGCGACCGGGGGGAGCGACGCCCACGACCGGCGGCTGGGGATCGCGGGCCTCGACGCCGCGGGATACGAGCGCGTCGCGTCGCGTCTGCCGGATGCGCAGGGTTAA
- a CDS encoding DUF5789 family protein has translation MKFNGTGEMIEALEYPTTTDEIIDDHGEHELELQRGTERVGEVLERLETEEFETPEDVRLSVRSAVGHKAIGRRFYSDRDPTALGESGPTPLSL, from the coding sequence ATGAAGTTCAACGGCACCGGCGAAATGATCGAAGCCCTCGAATACCCGACGACGACAGACGAAATCATCGACGACCACGGCGAACACGAACTCGAACTCCAGCGCGGGACCGAACGCGTCGGCGAGGTCCTCGAACGACTGGAGACCGAGGAGTTCGAGACGCCCGAGGACGTCCGCCTCTCGGTTCGCTCCGCGGTCGGTCACAAGGCCATCGGCCGTCGCTTCTACAGCGACCGCGATCCGACCGCGCTCGGCGAGTCCGGGCCGACGCCGCTGTCGCTATAG